Proteins encoded together in one Onychomys torridus chromosome 1, mOncTor1.1, whole genome shotgun sequence window:
- the Dhdh gene encoding LOW QUALITY PROTEIN: trans-1,2-dihydrobenzene-1,2-diol dehydrogenase (The sequence of the model RefSeq protein was modified relative to this genomic sequence to represent the inferred CDS: inserted 2 bases in 1 codon; deleted 1 base in 1 codon) codes for MALCWGITSAGLIASNFTTMLSSLPPSEHQVLAVGCRDLNRAKAFAQKFNIPKAYGSYEELAKDPDMEVAYVTTQHPQHKSVVLPCLAAGKAVLCKKPMGVNAAEVLEVAAEARSQGIFLMEAMWSLFFPAMEALREVLVQGSVGDLRVARAEMRLDLNCLPXSRDWGQAGGGLPDRGVYCVQLLSMVFGAQKPEKISAVGRIHETGVDDTVSVLLQYPGGVHGSFTCSITSNLTNTAYMVGAKGVSQIRKTWCPTELVVNDEHKESHPTPPPPPVLRKEYNFLNGSCLSYEANHVHECLHKGLKESPVIPLTESELLAEILEEVRKAIGVVFPQDKC; via the exons ATGGCGCTGTGCTGGGGCATCACGTCAGCTGGCTTGATCGCCAGCAACttcaccaccatgctcagctcactGCCTCCCTCGGAGCACCAGGT TCTTGCCGT TGGCTGCAGGGACCTGAACAGGGCGAAGGCGTTTGCCCAGAAATTCAACATCCCCAAGGCATATGGCTCCTACGAGGAGCTAGCAAAGGACCCAGACATGG AGGTGGCCTATGTCACCACCCAGCATCCCCAGCACAAGTCGGTGGTGCTCCCCTGCCTGGCAGCGGGCAAAGCTGTCCTTTGCAAGAAACCCATGGGTGTGAACGCAGCAGAAGTTCTGGAGGTGGCTGCAGAGGCCCGTTCTCAGGGCATCTTCCTGATGG AGGCCATGTGGAGCCTGTTTTTTCCTGCCATGGAGGCTCTGCGGGAAGTTTTGGTGCAAGGAAGTGTTGGGGACCTACGAGTGGCCCGGGCAGAAATGAGGCTAGATTTAAACTGTTTGCC GTCCAGAGACTGGGGCCAGGCCGGCGGCGGCCTGCCGGACCGAGGCGTCTACTGCGTCCAGTTACTCTCCATGGTCTTCGGTGCGCAGAAGCCAGAGAAGATTTCAGCCGTGGGAAGGATCCATGAAACAG GTGTGGATGACACTGTCAGTGTGCTACTTCAGTACCCAGGAGGGGTCCACGGTAGCTTCACCTGTAGCATCACCTCCAACCTCACTAACACAGCATATATGGTTGGTGCTAAGGGCGT CTCTCAG ATTCGCAAAACATGGTGCCCAACAGAGCTGGTGGTGAATGATGAGCATAAagagtcc caccccacccccccacccccgcctgtCCTTAGGAAAgagtacaattttttaaatggatcATGCTTGAGTTATGAAGCCAACCACGTCCACGAGTGCCTGCATAAAG GTCTTAAGGAAAGTCCTGTCATTCCTCTGACAGAGAGTGAGCTCTTGGCTGAAATCCTTGAGGAGGTGAGGAAGGCTATTGGAGTTGTCTTCCCCCAGGACAAATGCTGA